TGCGTAGGCCGGGAGCGCTTCGATCATCGCAAGGGTGGCGGGCTCGATCTGCCAGGAAGACCACACGCCGGCCGCGAAGAGCAGCCCGGCGGCGAGTATCCAGCCTGGGGAACGAATCAGCCGCAGCACGCGAACCACGGCCGTAATGCCTGCAAGAAGCAAGCTCAGCGCCGCGACGTTTTTTAACATAGTCGCCGCGCCGAGAATGGTCGGCTCGCTTTGCCGCGGGATGCCTCGCGGTTCTTCGAGCGATCGCTGGACGAGCACGATCCCCGCGCGTCCGTCGCGGCTTTCGGGTCGGGAATTTGGCCGCCCGTTGTTGGAAATCGCCGCCGCGGCGCGCGCCGATTCGGCCGCGTCGGTGTGCGTCAGTGCGTTGTTCACCGGTCGGTATAAAAAGTACACGGCCGCAAAGATGATTGCGTAGACGAGCAGGTAGGGCAACGCGTAACTCGCCGACCGCGCCCAAAACTTGTTCGGCGGCGGTTTCTTATAGTTCTTTGGCTGATTCAAGACAACGTTTTCCATGAAGTGGCCGAAGACGTGATCGTCGGACCAGTAATCCACGTGGGCCTTGCCGGGCAGCGGGTAACGCCCGAAAGCGTGGTCTTTGACGGAGAAGTGCGACGGCCAATCCTTGTCCAGCCACTTCCGCGTTGCTTCGAGCTCATAGGCGATCGGATCGCCGTAGTCATAATAGTTGCGCCACTGGATCGGCTGTGCAGGCGAAAAGGCGGGATGCAACTTTTCCCAAAGCCTAGGCCACAGCAGCATGTGAATCTCGATGGCGGAGCCGATCGTCATCAAGCCCCGCACGTTTCTTATCCACGGGTGGGCCTTTGGATTGTCGAGCGCCTGCAGCAAGCCCAAAAAAGCGACGACCGTCCCCTCGCTGTGCGCGACAATGTATAGTTCGGCGCCGGGGTGTGCGGTGAAAATGTCTTTTATTCCTTTATGGAAGATGCCGACGATCTCGTCGCGTCGCTTGGAGAACTCCGCCACGACCTGCACGTCGTTTAGAAAATCGTCCAGCAATTTTTTGAGGTTGAACTTGAACACGCCGGCGCGGTCGGCGAGAAAAGTGAGGTTTTCAAGAACGAAGACGACGTCGATCAATTCATCGAGCGCCGCCTGGATCATCAAGTACTGCCTCGGCGTCAGCGGCGCATTCTTATTCTGCGCGTTGAGCGCGACGCGCGCCATGATGGTGCGCGCCCAACGCTTGGCTTCCTCCAGGGTGTAGCCTTCCTTGACGACGTCGCGCGGAACTCCGGCCCAGTACGCTTCCGCGAAGCCCAGGTCGGGCAGATCCGGATCGAGCGGCGGCTTGGGGATAAAAGCTCCTCCCGGATTATCGTGAAAGCGCCCGAGCGGTATGGCCAGCGGCACGTCGTAGAACGCGCATAGCCGATAGGCGACCGACTGAGCGGTTTGATAGGCGGTCTGATCGCCGATGCCGTGCACCGCGACTAAGATTTTTTCTTGCGCCATGACCGTCCGATGACATACTCCAAAACGGCCGGTCCAGGCAAGGAAAAAATAATTAGGAAATATCGCCTATAGGCGCGTCAGGGCGCGCTGGCGTCTCCGGCTATTTTCCTGCCAGGATTTCGTTGAGAAATTTCGTGATGGGTTGGATGTCTTTCGTTTCGGGATCGTCGATGTCGAAATATCTCATGCCGTCTTTGCGCCGCTCCTCAGGCGGGATGTGGTCTTTGGGCACATCGATCCGCCGCGAGTCCTGCGGATCGCCGGGCTGGCTCATGATTTTCTGGAATGCCGTTTGCCCCTCCCGGGAGAGAAACCAATTGATAAACACTTTGGCCGCGTTCGGATGCGGCGCGCGATTCAGGAGAGCCAATTGGCCGAAGCCGGAAGAGACCGACACGCCTTCTTTGAAATGGTACGGCTGGAATTGGTCCACGGGGAGTCCCTGGTTTCTGGCCTTTATCACACCGGAGCCCTGGCAAGGAATGCAGAGAACCACTTTGCCCGTCGCCATCCAGTCTACCGCCTGGCGCAAATCCGCCGACATCGTCACGTCCATTTCACCGTAAAGGCGCTTGATGTACGCCGGCCCGAGCTGCGGGTGGTAATAAAGATACTGCCACCCGAGTCCGGCGCCTCTCACTTGCCTTAGGTCTGCGGCGACAATCTTTCCCTTCAACTTGGGATCGAGGAAATCCCAGTAAGATTTGTAATTCTTCGGGTTAAGGAGATTGGTGTTATAGCTCAGCCCTCCGCCGGCGGAGACGTTGCCTTCGTAGACGAAGACGTACATGCCTTCCGGGTCCACGTATTTGTGCTTCCCTTCCCACCACTTGGACTCGTCTAATACTTCGGGCAGGATCAGGGCGCGCCTGATCGGATCGAGCATCTTTCCAAGATAAAGAGTCTGGTGGAGTGAGTTTCCACCGCCGTTGTAGACGTCGGCCAGGTACTTTCCCGCTCTCCTTTCGGACGCGATGCGCGGGGCGAGCTGAGTTCCGGATCCGGTCACCGTCACGACTTTGATTTTAGGATAGGACTTCTGAAAAATTCCCGACTCGATGATCGCCTCGTAGCCGGCGACGTAGAAGCTGACCTGCCCCTCCTGCTCGGCTGCCCGCACGGTCTTCTCCCACTCCGCTTGCCAGTTGCCCTTTGTCTCCGCCGCTGAAACCCGGGATGGATGGAAGAGCGATTCCAAGAGCAAAAACCCCAGAGCGGCGAAAGTTTTTAGCGCGTTTGTCATCGGCTGCCTCACTACTTCTGTTCCAGGCCCTGCATGATCTCTTTCGCCAGTTTGAAAATCGGCGTCATGTCGGCGTATTCGCTGCGGGAGATATCGATATAGGTTCTACCCTCCACCATCCGATTGTCGGGTGCAAGCATCTCTTTGGGAATATCGATTCGCCGGGAGTTCGGCGGGAGCTCGCCGTAAAGATCGTTCGAGCTTTGCAGCGCGATCTGTCCCCGGCGCGAGAGAAACCAGTTGATGAAGACCTTCGCCGCGTTCGGGTGCGGCGCTCCTTTGACGAGACCGATGGAGCCGCCGCCCGTGGTCAGGCCCTGTCCTTCTTTCCACGTGCCGTCTTCAAATTCAGCCACTGCGAGCCCTTGCGTTTTGGCGCGCTCCAGACCCCGGCACCCGATGCAGAGGGCGTGCTTTCCTTTGGCCAGCCAATCGACGATCAAGCGTCTGTCGCCGAAGGCGACGTCCATCGTCGCATAGATCCGCCGGATCCACTCCGGACCGATCTGCGGGTGAAAGTAGAAAAACTGGAGCGTCGCTCCAAGGCCGGTTTCGGTCAGCGGCTGCGAGCCGATCTTTCCCTTCCACTTGGGATGGGCGAGATCCCAATACGACTTGAACTCCTTGGGGTTCACCAAAGTGGAATTGTAAGAGATGCTTCCGCCGCCCGGATTGGCGATGTAAACGAAGATGTATTTCCCTTCGGAGTCCGTATAGACGTGTTTTCCTCCGTACCACTTCGATTCATCGACGACCTCGGGAAGGATCAGCGCCGGCGGGAAAGAGTCCAGGGCTTTGCCGCGATACAGCAGGTTATAGTTCGAGTTGGCCCCGCCGCTGTAGATATCCGCTATCGGCTTGCCCGACCGTACCTCGGCGAGGATTCGTAGCGCCAGTTGATTTCCGGTTCCGTTGACGGTGACGAGCTTGATCTCCGGAAATTCTTTGCTGAACTCGGCCAACAGCTGGGGTTGGCCGTACCGCCCGACATAAAGATTGAGGCGCCCTTCTTTCTTGGCCGCCGCTAGCGTCCGGTCCCACGCCGCTTTCCAATCCGACTGCGCCGAGCCGCTTTCGATAAAGCCTAAAACTAAAAGGATGAGAGCCGCAGCACTCCATGCCGGCAGGGTATTCGGTCTTGGAGAACCAAGCATTTCTCCTCCTTGCAGCGGCCGGGCTCGTTAAGAAGACGAAAAGCCCCTCGTGATGATCGCTCTGCCGGAAAAAGTCAGCAGTGTCAATGCCACAATCAGCACGACTCCCAGGGCGGAAGCCGCGGCGACGTTTTGCTCTTCATCCCACAGATGCCAGAGCATGACCGCGAGAGGGCGGTTGGCGCGGCCGGCGAGCATCAGCGGGACCGAGAAGGCGCGCACCGCATGCGCCGCAACCCAGATCCAGGCGGCAATGAAAGCGGGACGGATCAAAGGGAACGTGATCTGCCACAGGATACGCAGCCGGCTCGCCCCGCTCACTTCTCCCGCCTCCTCGAGCTCTTTATGGATCTGCATGACCGCGGCGTTGGTGGTTCTGGAGGCGAAGGAGACGTACTGAGTAACGAGCGCCAGGACGAGGATCCATACGGTCCCGTAAAGCCCCAGGGAGCGGAACGGCGGCTGCAGGTAAAGAAAGATAAAGGAAAGCGCGATCACCACGCCGGGGATCGCGTGCGACGCGAAAGTCAGCCCGTCGAGAGCCATGGAGCCTCTGACCCGGGCGCGCACGACCAGCCACGAGACGGCAAAAGCAAGCCCCACGGTCGCTGTGGCGGCGCCTAAGGTCATGATCAAAGTATTCCACGTCGCCCTGAGGATGGCGGGTTCGGTGAAGATCAACTGGTAATTTCCCCAGTGAAGGCGCGTCAGCGCCGCGCGCGACGGCGGCTGGTAAGAGGGAAGCAGCGAGGTCCAGACGAGCACTCCGAGCGGAAGGACGACCGCGAATAAAAAGTACAAAATGAAAAGCGCGAGCGCGGGATAACGCCAGCGGCCCAGCTTGATCCTGTGCGGCCGGTAGCCTTTGCCGGTCACCGTGGCGAATCGCTCCGACTGTCGCACCGTGGCCCGTTGATAAAGGTAAACCAGGCCGAGCGAAAGCAGAAAGTAGCTCGCCGCGAACGCCGCGCCCAGACCATAATTCGGGATGGCGTCGCGCGTAGAGATATAGATCATCGTGCTGTAGACGTAGATCCGGCCTGGAAGGCCGAGCACCAGGGGAGCTTCGAAAGATTCCATGGAGGAGGCAAACTCATAAAGAACCGCCGCCAGCAGGGCGGGGCGCAAAACCGGCAAGGTCACCCTCCTCAATGTCGTCCAATGGTTCGCGCCCGAGGCGAAGGAGGCTTCCTCCATCGCCGGGTCCATGATGCGAAAGGCGCCGACGATCATGAGAAAGACCGTGGTGACGCCGCGCAGGCCGTCCAGAAAGATCATGCCGCCGAGAGAGTAGATATTGATCGGCCCCTCGGAAAGCTCCATTCCCAAATGGGACAACGCGTCTCGGAAAAAGACATTCAATAGTCCGCTCTTCGGCAAGAAGAGAAACACATAGGCCATTGAAAAGAGCAGGCCGGGCATGGCCAGAGGAATCAAGAGGAGACTCCAGCAGAGGTTTTGCAGCGGCATGTCGGTCCGCTCCAAAAGCCACGCGAAAAGAACCGCAATGATTGTCGTGATCGCCGTGCCGCCAACGGCAAAAACGAGCGTGTTGAAAATCATCCGGTACGTTAACGGGCTGGTGTAAGCGACGAGATAGTTTTTCAAAGTGAATGGACCGGGTGCGGCGGGATGGCCGGCGCGGAAGCTGTTCAGGACCATCTGCCCGAGCGGGATGACGATGAGCCAAAGAAGAATCAAGACGACGCCGGCAAAAAAAAGCGTCGTGACGCTCGGCAGTCTTAGCCGCATGCTTAACGCACGACCGGGAGACCCACGGCTTCGAGAATCTCTTTCAGAATCTCATCCGCCTTGGCTCTCCATTGCGGCTCGTACCACGCGACCTTTTTTCCTTTGATCAGCTTGGCTGCCTGCGTGCTTGGGAAGAGAGGGCTGCCGCTTCCCTCGACCTCGTCGAGAACCTTTTGTCCCTCATCCGTAATGGACCAGGCCGTCCAGAGCCGCGCCGCGTTCGGGTGCGCCGCTCCGCGCGGCACGAAAACCACGTCGCCGAGGCCCATGGGAACGGGCTCGGCGACGCGGAAAGCGAGATGGCCCTGATCGCCCGAACGCATCTGTTCATAGTAGGTCGAATAAAACGAGCCGCAAACGATGGCGTACTCGCCGAGCGAGAGCTTGGTCATGGTTGCGGTGCGGTCTTGCTCGAACTTTGTGCCATTCTCGGACAGGCGGCGCGCATGGGCGAGAGTTTTCTCGCGCCCCCATACCTGCGGCTGCCAAAGTATTTCCAGGTGGCGCGGCCGGCTGTCCATCGCAATCTTGCCGCGATACTGGGGCGATACGCAATCTTCCCAGTTGAGCTTCGCGCCGACGGCATCGGGAATGACCTTGCGATTGTAGGCGATGCCGTAAAGCTGAGAGCGGTAGTTGATGCCGACGCCGTCCTCATGGACGTGCTGCGGCAGCACGCCGAGAGAGCGCCAGTCGATCTTCTCGATGACGTTCGCTTTGAGCGCGATCGGCACCTGGGTCTCGCTCAAAACGGTCACGTCGTAAGAGATCTGCCCCGCCGCCAGCTCGGAAAGAACCCGCTCCCGCTCGCGCGAGCCGCCGACGCGCTCGTAGTCGACCTTGACGAAAGGATAACGGGACTGAAACAGCTCGACGATCTTCTTCGCTCCAGGCTTGCCTCCTTCTTGCCATCGAACGGTGAGCCCAATCTTTGCTTTGCCCTCCTTCTTGGCTCCCTCGGTAATCTTGTCCAAGCCCTGGGCGAGAGCCATAGCCGGAACAAGAAAAAAACACGCAATCCATAGAAATCGACGGCCGTTCATCTTATTATCCCCCGTTCGATTGCATCAGCGCTTGAGCTCGACGCGAACCCGAGTCTTGTCGGGATCCATGACGAGTTTGTAATCGGAATCCGCGAGCCGGTCGATCTTGTACCATTGGACCAGCCGCTCGGGGAGCTTGGCGATCACCGTCCCGTCGTTCTTCTCGTATTCGCAGTTCATGCGCAAGAGCGAGCCTTTATTCCAGTCTTCGAACAGCAGGGGAGAGACGCCGAAGGTATCGCGGTTCATGGCATAGACGAAGATATTTTTCCCGAGCCCCTTGGCGCTCAGCGCGTCGGCCGGAATCTTGAGGTGAACGTTCGACGCCGCGTTTTTGACGTACGCCACGCGCCGGCCGCCGCTCGACTCCGTTCGCATCGACAGAAAAATCAGATCTTCCTCGGCCGTATTGGTGAATCCGTAGTGGACGCCGGCCGGTATCAGGACGCCCTGATTCGGCAGCAAAGTGGATTTTCCAGATAGCCCTTCGACGGTCAGCTCGCCTTTGAGAACGAACAGGATCTGATCGGAATCGGGATGCTGGTGGATGTGGGTTTCGCCGCCCCGGGGCTTGGTTTGGAAAACGGCGACGAAGCTATTCGGCGACCTGGCCATGTCGGTGCGTCCGATCACGGCGTCGCTCTTTTTCAGCCACTCCCTCACGTCGAACGTCTGCACCTCGTCGGTCATGGTTTTTGGGCTCTCTTTCATCTTCTCTTCTCCTTCCTTAGGTCTGTTGTCCGTAGCCGCGAATCAAAGTGCTATTTACGTGCATAGAGCCCGTCGATGAAGCCGGAGTCGTCCAGCTCTCTCAAGAAGTGCAGGTCCCAGAGCGAGACCGGGCTCAGCTCTTTCGCCTTAGGATCCTTCATGCAGCAAAGCTCGTAGGCGTTGGCGATCGCCTCGTGGTCGGGATAGGGCTTGGCGAGGAGCTTGGCTACGCTATTGTAGGTGGCGTTGGATTCCGGCACGCGCCGGCGCAATCCGGCGAGAATGCGCTCGGTTTCCTCGCGATGCTGCCGCGCATACGCGATGCCCATGACGAGCGCCTTTACTAGGCGCTCGGCCAGACGGTCTTTGTTCTTGAGGGTGGTGAGGGTCGAAGTGAGCGTCGGACCGTTGACCATCGGCAGGCGGCCCAATTCCAGGACGTGAAAGCCTTCCTTTTGAAATTTTTCCGCGGCGCCGGTCGCCATGGCGGCGTCCGCTTTGCCTTCCTTCACCGCTTCCATCTGCTGCGCGCGAAATTCCTCCGACATGATGTCGGCGATCT
The nucleotide sequence above comes from Candidatus Binatia bacterium. Encoded proteins:
- a CDS encoding extracellular solute-binding protein, which encodes MTNALKTFAALGFLLLESLFHPSRVSAAETKGNWQAEWEKTVRAAEQEGQVSFYVAGYEAIIESGIFQKSYPKIKVVTVTGSGTQLAPRIASERRAGKYLADVYNGGGNSLHQTLYLGKMLDPIRRALILPEVLDESKWWEGKHKYVDPEGMYVFVYEGNVSAGGGLSYNTNLLNPKNYKSYWDFLDPKLKGKIVAADLRQVRGAGLGWQYLYYHPQLGPAYIKRLYGEMDVTMSADLRQAVDWMATGKVVLCIPCQGSGVIKARNQGLPVDQFQPYHFKEGVSVSSGFGQLALLNRAPHPNAAKVFINWFLSREGQTAFQKIMSQPGDPQDSRRIDVPKDHIPPEERRKDGMRYFDIDDPETKDIQPITKFLNEILAGK
- a CDS encoding extracellular solute-binding protein: MLGSPRPNTLPAWSAAALILLVLGFIESGSAQSDWKAAWDRTLAAAKKEGRLNLYVGRYGQPQLLAEFSKEFPEIKLVTVNGTGNQLALRILAEVRSGKPIADIYSGGANSNYNLLYRGKALDSFPPALILPEVVDESKWYGGKHVYTDSEGKYIFVYIANPGGGSISYNSTLVNPKEFKSYWDLAHPKWKGKIGSQPLTETGLGATLQFFYFHPQIGPEWIRRIYATMDVAFGDRRLIVDWLAKGKHALCIGCRGLERAKTQGLAVAEFEDGTWKEGQGLTTGGGSIGLVKGAPHPNAAKVFINWFLSRRGQIALQSSNDLYGELPPNSRRIDIPKEMLAPDNRMVEGRTYIDISRSEYADMTPIFKLAKEIMQGLEQK
- a CDS encoding iron ABC transporter permease; its protein translation is MRLRLPSVTTLFFAGVVLILLWLIVIPLGQMVLNSFRAGHPAAPGPFTLKNYLVAYTSPLTYRMIFNTLVFAVGGTAITTIIAVLFAWLLERTDMPLQNLCWSLLLIPLAMPGLLFSMAYVFLFLPKSGLLNVFFRDALSHLGMELSEGPINIYSLGGMIFLDGLRGVTTVFLMIVGAFRIMDPAMEEASFASGANHWTTLRRVTLPVLRPALLAAVLYEFASSMESFEAPLVLGLPGRIYVYSTMIYISTRDAIPNYGLGAAFAASYFLLSLGLVYLYQRATVRQSERFATVTGKGYRPHRIKLGRWRYPALALFILYFLFAVVLPLGVLVWTSLLPSYQPPSRAALTRLHWGNYQLIFTEPAILRATWNTLIMTLGAATATVGLAFAVSWLVVRARVRGSMALDGLTFASHAIPGVVIALSFIFLYLQPPFRSLGLYGTVWILVLALVTQYVSFASRTTNAAVMQIHKELEEAGEVSGASRLRILWQITFPLIRPAFIAAWIWVAAHAVRAFSVPLMLAGRANRPLAVMLWHLWDEEQNVAAASALGVVLIVALTLLTFSGRAIITRGFSSS
- a CDS encoding ABC transporter substrate-binding protein, which translates into the protein MNGRRFLWIACFFLVPAMALAQGLDKITEGAKKEGKAKIGLTVRWQEGGKPGAKKIVELFQSRYPFVKVDYERVGGSRERERVLSELAAGQISYDVTVLSETQVPIALKANVIEKIDWRSLGVLPQHVHEDGVGINYRSQLYGIAYNRKVIPDAVGAKLNWEDCVSPQYRGKIAMDSRPRHLEILWQPQVWGREKTLAHARRLSENGTKFEQDRTATMTKLSLGEYAIVCGSFYSTYYEQMRSGDQGHLAFRVAEPVPMGLGDVVFVPRGAAHPNAARLWTAWSITDEGQKVLDEVEGSGSPLFPSTQAAKLIKGKKVAWYEPQWRAKADEILKEILEAVGLPVVR
- a CDS encoding cupin domain-containing protein, which gives rise to MKESPKTMTDEVQTFDVREWLKKSDAVIGRTDMARSPNSFVAVFQTKPRGGETHIHQHPDSDQILFVLKGELTVEGLSGKSTLLPNQGVLIPAGVHYGFTNTAEEDLIFLSMRTESSGGRRVAYVKNAASNVHLKIPADALSAKGLGKNIFVYAMNRDTFGVSPLLFEDWNKGSLLRMNCEYEKNDGTVIAKLPERLVQWYKIDRLADSDYKLVMDPDKTRVRVELKR
- a CDS encoding ABC transporter substrate-binding protein, with the protein product MSDYQPLEIHAFYRSHTHLPVWEVVEKAGIWKELNVKASFEYCDSSSVAEAALFDGTVQYVSGNHISPYGLVAKRKPIVSLASPSNSVNDKLISRAPIKSIAELKGKRLADTTVTDKGGGYNHIRGNHMMYVLKAGLRLDDVKWVEIADIMSEEFRAQQMEAVKEGKADAAMATGAAEKFQKEGFHVLELGRLPMVNGPTLTSTLTTLKNKDRLAERLVKALVMGIAYARQHREETERILAGLRRRVPESNATYNSVAKLLAKPYPDHEAIANAYELCCMKDPKAKELSPVSLWDLHFLRELDDSGFIDGLYARK